From Paenibacillus antri:
TTCAGCCGATGGAAGAGCTCGTGCGGACGGTCCGGGAGCAGCATGTGCGCATCGGCATCATTACGGTGCCTGCGACGGAAGCGCAGCGCGTGGCGGACCAATTCGTGGAAGCGGGCGTGGAAGGCATTATGAATTTCGCTCCGGCGATCATTAAGGTGCCTTCCCAGATCCGCGTTCATTACGCGGATTTCACGATCGAGCTGCAGAGCTTGGCGTATTATTTGAACCGGGGCGAAACGGAGGAAGAAGAATGACGAAACGTACGGTGATCCGAGGCGGAACGTTCCTGACGATGGCGGAAGGCGCGGAGGGAACGACCGCGTTCGCGGGAACGCTGACGATGCGGGGGGACCGCATCGAATACATAGGCGCGGCGGACGTCGAGGTCGCGCCCGACGACGAGGTGATCGACGGCGCGGGCAAGCTGTACATGCCAGGCCTCGTGAATACGCATGGCCATGCGGCGATGTCGCTGCTGCGCGGTCTGAAGGACGACGTGAGCCTGCAGGTTTGGCTGCAAGAGTATATGTGGCCGACCGAAGCGAAGTTTACCGCGGCGAGCGTCCGAGCGGGAACGATGCTGGCGATGCTGGAAATGCTGAAATCGGGCACGACGACGTTCATGGATATGTACGACCATATGGATCAAGTGGCGGAAGCGGTGGAAGAAGCGGGTATGCGCGCCTGCCTCAACCGCGGGGTCATCGGTTTGTGCCCTGAAGACGTACAGCGCGCGAAGCTGGACGAGGCGATCCGGTTCGCGAAGACGTGGAACGGCGCGGCCGACGGCCGCATCACGACAGCGATGGCGCCGCATGCGCCGTATACGTGTCCGCCGGAATTCATCGCGAAGTTCGTCGAGGCGGCGCATGAATTGAATTTGCCGATCCACACGCATATGTCGGAGACGGCGCGCGAGGTGGAAGAGAACGCCGCCGCCTACGGCGTTCGACCGGTCGAGCATCTGCGGAGGCTCGGCGTGTTCTCGCGTCCGTGTCTCGTCGCGCACGGCGTGCACCTGACGGACGAAGAGATCGACATCCTGGCGGAGCACGGCGTCGGCGTCTCCCATAATCCCGGCAGCAACCTGAAGCTGGCGAGCGGCATCGCTCGCGTGACGGCGCTGCGGCAGGCGGGCGTCCGCGTCTCGCTCGGCACGGACAGCGCGGCCAGCAACAATAACTTGGACATCTTCCGGGAGATCCGCCTAGCGGCGCTCATCCACAAGGGCGTCAGCGGCGACCCGACGGCCGTGCCGGCCGGCGACGCGCTGCGGATGGGCACCGTCGAAGGGGCGCGTTCGCTCTGGTTGAACGACGTCGGCACGCTCGAGGCCGGCATGAAGGCGGACGTCGTCGCGATCGACGTGACGGCGCCTCATTACCAGCCGGAGGCCGATCTCGTATCGCATCTCGTGTACGCCGGCTCCGGCTCGGACGTGACGGACGTCTGGGCGAACGGGAAGCGGCTCGTTCGCGGTCGCCGCTGTCTGACGCTCGACGAAGAGCGCATCGTCGCCGAGGCGAACGCGGCGCTGCGACGCCTGAAAGCGTAGGCGCCGCATGGCCGAACGATTCATGAGCGAGAGCTCGTCGAACCGGCGCCGAGCGCTCCAGGCGACCGCTATCGCGATCGTCTTGATCGGCGCGATCGGGCTGTTCGGCAGCCGGTTTTACCAGACCGTGCAGGAGCCTCATTGGGATGCGTTAAGCCGGGCTCAAGCGGAAGCGGTACAGCGGCTGAACCTGACGCGCGTCGATTTCGTCGAACGATTCGTCGGGGACCGGCCGTACTCGGTCGTCTTCGGCGCGAACGCGAACGGCGAAGACGTCGCGGTATGGATGTGGGGCGAAGACGGCTTGCATATCGAACGGCAGCAGGACGGCCTGACGCGCGATGAGGTGAAGGCGCTCGCGCTGAAGGAGCGGCCGGAGATGCAGCTGCTGCGGATTTCGCCCGGGAAGCTTGGCGAGACGTACGTTTGGGAAGTGTTCTACGCGTTGCGGGAGCCCGGCGGAACGAGGAAATATTACGATTATTACTCGTTCCGGGACGGCGCGAAACTTGAAACTTACCGCCTTGCGCTGGAACGAGAGTAAGCCGGCGCAGGATGCCGGCGCTGCGAACGGAGGACGAGCGACGCGTGAAGTGGTCGTGGAAGACGAAAATATGGTTCGCGCTGACGGTGCTGTTCGGCGCGTTGTTGATCGCAAGCTTCTTTTATAAACCGTAACGAAGGCCGTCCCGATCACCCGATCGGGGCGGCTTTTTCATGCCGGCGAGATGCCGATTTCGCCGGGCGCCGGGTCGCCTTCCACACATTGCATCCCATTTCGTATGCCTATTATGATATACTCTCATATATACGAAATCGATAGATACTAGAAAGGGGGACGAAGTGTTGAAACTGCGTCTCTTACCTGTTGTTATAACGATCGTCGTGTCGTCCGGCGTCTTGTTCGGCGGTTGGTTCGCCTATGAATCGATCGCGATGGAAGACCCGTTCTTGGAGAAGGTCGCCGCCGTGGAAGGCATCGCGGATCCCGTCGTCGAGATCGAACGGGAGCGTGCGATCGTTCGCGCGACGATCGAGCCGGGCGCCAGCCTGCGCCAAGCGTATCGCGGCATCGTGGAGGCGGGAGCCTCGTCCCTCGGAGACCGCGACATCGTCGTGGAGGCTTCGGGCGAAACGAGCGAGAAGCTCGAAGATTGGTGGTCCGAAGCGTTGTTCGACGTCGCCCAAGCGATGGAGACGAAGCAATATTCGCTCATTCCGCAGCGTCTTCGCGAGCTTGCGAAGGCGGACGGCTCGCTCCAAGTACAGACCGAAATGGACGAAAAGAACGTATATATCACGTTGGTGGACGGCCCGAACAGCAAGCATGTCGTTTTGCCGCGACAGCCGGCGATAATGGGGGTGTGGCCGAATGAGTAAATACGGCAAAGAAATCGCGATCGGCTTCCTTCCCGTCTTGCTCGCCTTCCTCGTCTTCATCGGGGTCAATCCGATTCCGGTGCTGCTCGTCGGCGTCATCGGCGGCTCGCTTTTCCTAATGACGCGCATGCGGACCGGAGGCGGTCTCGGCATGGGCGAACGGAACAAGCCGAAGGCGAAACTTCCGACGTTCCTTACGTTCGATCATATCGGAGGGCAGGACCGGGCGAAGAAAGAGCTGATCGAGGCGCTCGATTTCCTCGTCAAGCCGGAGCAGATTCAGAAGTTCGGCATTCGCCCGTTGAAGGGCATCTTGCTGATGGGTCCTCCCGGAACGGGAAAGACGCTGATGGCGAAGGCGGCCGCGCATTACACGGACAGCGTCTTCGTCGGGGCGAGCGGCTCCGAATTCGTCGAGATGTACGTCGGCGTCGGCGCGTCCCGCGTTCGGGATATGTTCAAGGAAGCGCGTCAGAAAGCGATCAAGGAAAATAAGCAAAACGCGATCATCTTCATCGACGAGATCGACGTCGTCGGCGGCAAGCGCGACGGCGGGCAGCAGAAGGAATACGACCAGACGCTGAACCAGCTGCTGACCGAGATGGACGGCCTTCATACGTCGGAGACGCCTCGAATCCTGATCATGGCGGCGACGAACCGTAAGGACATGCTCGACTCCGCGCTCCTCCGTCCGGGCCGCTTCGACCGGCACATTCAGGTCGACCTGCCCGACGCGAAGGGACGTCTCTCGATCCTCGAGCTTCATGCGCGCAATAAGCCGCTGGCGGAAGGCGTATCCTTGCAGAAGATCGCGGACCAGACATTCGGCTTCTCCGGCGCACAGCTCGAGAGCTTGATGAACGAGGCGGCGATCTACGCGATGCGGGAAGGCCGCGAGACGATCGATGAGAGTCAGCTGCTCCAAGCGATCGACAAAGTCATGATGGGCGAGAAGACGGACCGCGAGGCCGCGGCGGAGGAACGCGAACGAGTAGCGATTCACGAACTCGGGCATGCTATCGTTGCCGAGACGGTACGTCCTGGCTCCGTCTCCCAAGTGGCGCTCAGCCCGCGGGGACAGGCGCTCGGGTACGTGCGGCACAACCCGCCGTCCGACAAGTATTTGTACACCAAGGCGTACTTGGAAGACCAGATCATGGTGGCGATCGGCGGTTCGGCCGCGGAAGAGCTGTTTTACGGCGAACGAAGCACCGGCTCTCGCAACGACTTCGAGCAAGCGCTCGGCCTCGTGCGCACGATGATCGACTCCGGTCTTACCGACCTCGGCATCGTAGATTCGCAGATGCTGACCAAAGAAGAGTATAATAAAGCGAACGGCGAAATCTTGGACGCGTTAACGAAGCGGACGCGGGAGCTGCTGGCCGCCCGCCGCGAGGTGTTCGAGCAGTCGCTCGACATTCTGAAGCGGGAAGAGACGTTGTCGGGAGACCGGTTTCGTGATCTTCTTCACAGCGTGGAGCTCCAGCCTGCCGGATAATAGAGTCGTTCATAATGCTCCGGGTGCGCGCATGACGCGCATGCGGAGT
This genomic window contains:
- a CDS encoding AAA family ATPase; protein product: MSKYGKEIAIGFLPVLLAFLVFIGVNPIPVLLVGVIGGSLFLMTRMRTGGGLGMGERNKPKAKLPTFLTFDHIGGQDRAKKELIEALDFLVKPEQIQKFGIRPLKGILLMGPPGTGKTLMAKAAAHYTDSVFVGASGSEFVEMYVGVGASRVRDMFKEARQKAIKENKQNAIIFIDEIDVVGGKRDGGQQKEYDQTLNQLLTEMDGLHTSETPRILIMAATNRKDMLDSALLRPGRFDRHIQVDLPDAKGRLSILELHARNKPLAEGVSLQKIADQTFGFSGAQLESLMNEAAIYAMREGRETIDESQLLQAIDKVMMGEKTDREAAAEERERVAIHELGHAIVAETVRPGSVSQVALSPRGQALGYVRHNPPSDKYLYTKAYLEDQIMVAIGGSAAEELFYGERSTGSRNDFEQALGLVRTMIDSGLTDLGIVDSQMLTKEEYNKANGEILDALTKRTRELLAARREVFEQSLDILKREETLSGDRFRDLLHSVELQPAG
- a CDS encoding amidohydrolase codes for the protein MTKRTVIRGGTFLTMAEGAEGTTAFAGTLTMRGDRIEYIGAADVEVAPDDEVIDGAGKLYMPGLVNTHGHAAMSLLRGLKDDVSLQVWLQEYMWPTEAKFTAASVRAGTMLAMLEMLKSGTTTFMDMYDHMDQVAEAVEEAGMRACLNRGVIGLCPEDVQRAKLDEAIRFAKTWNGAADGRITTAMAPHAPYTCPPEFIAKFVEAAHELNLPIHTHMSETAREVEENAAAYGVRPVEHLRRLGVFSRPCLVAHGVHLTDEEIDILAEHGVGVSHNPGSNLKLASGIARVTALRQAGVRVSLGTDSAASNNNLDIFREIRLAALIHKGVSGDPTAVPAGDALRMGTVEGARSLWLNDVGTLEAGMKADVVAIDVTAPHYQPEADLVSHLVYAGSGSDVTDVWANGKRLVRGRRCLTLDEERIVAEANAALRRLKA
- a CDS encoding cell wall elongation regulator TseB-like domain-containing protein, translating into MAERFMSESSSNRRRALQATAIAIVLIGAIGLFGSRFYQTVQEPHWDALSRAQAEAVQRLNLTRVDFVERFVGDRPYSVVFGANANGEDVAVWMWGEDGLHIERQQDGLTRDEVKALALKERPEMQLLRISPGKLGETYVWEVFYALREPGGTRKYYDYYSFRDGAKLETYRLALERE